Genomic window (Leptospira bouyouniensis):
CGCGATGAAAATCATCCAATCCGCAAAAATATCATTGAGTCTATGGAAGAAATGTCTTCCGAAAAGGTTTAACTCGTGTTAGTTTTAGCAAGGAGAAGTAACCAATCCATAATGATCGGTGATGACATAGAAATTGTCATTGTTGATATTAAAGGGGATCAAGTAAAGATTGGTGTCAAAGCTCCTAAAAATGTTTCTGTTCATCGAGCAGAAGTGTACAAAGAAATTCAAGAAGAGAACAAAAAGGCTGCTGGTACAAATATTAAACCAGAAGATTTAGGTAAGTTGGGAGACTTATTCAAAAAGAAAACTTAACTTGATCTTTCTCTAAGCTCAAAATTCTCTGGAGACAACCTTCAGGGAGTGAATTCATCGTTTGAAACGTAAAATATTAATATGGCTTCTGCCCTTAATCGTTGTTTGGTTCCAGCGGATCATTGGTCTCACATCTCGGTTTCGTATCCTCAAAAACGAACAATACGAAGAATTATTTAAAAATAAAAAACCATATATCTATTCGATTTGGCATACGAATGTTTTGTATTCCCCTTACTTACACCGAAAGAAAAACGTTGCTGTTTTGATTTCCGAATCAAAAGACGGTGATTATATCAATGAAGTTGTCCATCGATTTGGTAATACAAGTATTCGTGGAAGTAGTTCTAAAGGTGGATCCAAAGCACTAAAAGCTGTAATCCAACATTTAAAAAAAGGGCTACCTGCAGCCTTCACACCCGATGGTCCAAGAGGGCCAGCATTTATCGTTCAACCAGGGGTCATTGCTGCCGCCCAAGTCACACAAGTTCCCATTGTTCCGTTTCATTATGAGTG
Coding sequences:
- the csrA gene encoding carbon storage regulator CsrA, which gives rise to MLVLARRSNQSIMIGDDIEIVIVDIKGDQVKIGVKAPKNVSVHRAEVYKEIQEENKKAAGTNIKPEDLGKLGDLFKKKT
- a CDS encoding lysophospholipid acyltransferase family protein — translated: MKRKILIWLLPLIVVWFQRIIGLTSRFRILKNEQYEELFKNKKPYIYSIWHTNVLYSPYLHRKKNVAVLISESKDGDYINEVVHRFGNTSIRGSSSKGGSKALKAVIQHLKKGLPAAFTPDGPRGPAFIVQPGVIAAAQVTQVPIVPFHYECSRQWILERAWDKHRVPKPFTTFVISYGEPIYVPRELNEDEFEKMRLNVEEAMLQNRDKAIHEAERIHTGDSK